From the genome of Bosea sp. Tri-49, one region includes:
- a CDS encoding glycosyltransferase family 4 protein: MLDATIASETAANRATALRNASAAAETAPQFGSADRRMRWCFYSPGWRSLRVLAGDTSMSGGAEAQVAHLAAAMAQRGHEVSLIYGDGEGCAPPTTIAGVLCLDAAPSWRRPSSAARLWRALKDVSPTVLYARLPDDFLWLVGLIGRLRSRTRFIYALAHDDHCKPWSTYRHRPWFHNPLYALGLHSADAIAIQHEGQRTRLPHRLRGRTVAVPNLLRSFASRPRPLEGAQIDALWVAQIRPEKRLERFLDLAGSCPGLRFSVVGGFDPTLPRATRSDLERKMRSLSNVTFLGPTQAAEIMALLEDSKVLVNTSEAEGFPNTMLEAWSVGVPVLSLAIDPGHVIETQALGRVSRTTAGLRSDLHLLTKNGILNQEMGKRALDYVRRRHNTTTACDLLETAALGRQVSVPVDGTAQLQDAMP; the protein is encoded by the coding sequence ATGCTTGACGCTACGATTGCGTCCGAAACTGCGGCCAACCGGGCGACCGCCTTGCGCAACGCCTCCGCGGCCGCCGAAACCGCGCCCCAATTCGGATCCGCCGATCGGCGGATGCGGTGGTGCTTCTACTCGCCCGGCTGGCGCTCCCTGAGGGTCCTGGCCGGGGATACGAGCATGTCAGGGGGCGCGGAAGCGCAAGTGGCTCATCTCGCGGCCGCCATGGCGCAGCGCGGACACGAGGTGAGCCTGATCTATGGCGATGGGGAGGGATGCGCGCCGCCAACGACCATCGCAGGGGTTCTCTGTCTCGACGCCGCGCCCTCATGGCGCAGGCCTTCGAGCGCGGCCCGGCTCTGGCGGGCGTTGAAAGATGTTTCGCCGACCGTCCTCTATGCGCGCCTGCCCGACGACTTTCTCTGGCTGGTTGGGCTGATCGGCCGGCTCCGCAGCCGGACGCGCTTCATCTACGCCCTCGCGCATGACGATCACTGCAAGCCCTGGTCCACCTACCGACATCGGCCGTGGTTCCATAATCCGCTCTATGCGCTCGGGCTGCACAGCGCGGATGCGATCGCGATCCAGCATGAGGGACAACGAACCCGGCTGCCGCATCGGCTACGAGGGCGAACCGTCGCCGTGCCGAACCTGTTGAGGTCGTTCGCTTCCCGGCCGCGGCCATTGGAGGGCGCCCAGATCGACGCCCTCTGGGTTGCGCAGATCCGTCCCGAGAAGCGCCTGGAGCGGTTTCTCGACCTCGCCGGATCGTGCCCGGGCCTCCGTTTCAGCGTCGTTGGCGGGTTCGACCCGACCTTGCCCCGCGCGACGCGCTCCGATCTCGAACGCAAGATGCGCTCGCTGAGCAACGTCACCTTCCTGGGCCCGACGCAAGCCGCTGAAATCATGGCGCTCCTCGAAGACAGCAAGGTTTTGGTCAACACGTCCGAAGCGGAAGGCTTTCCTAATACGATGCTGGAGGCCTGGAGCGTCGGCGTTCCCGTGCTGTCGCTAGCGATAGACCCTGGACACGTGATCGAAACGCAAGCGCTGGGAAGGGTCAGCAGAACGACGGCGGGCTTGCGGAGCGATCTGCACCTTCTGACGAAGAACGGTATCCTGAACCAAGAAATGGGCAAGCGCGCACTGGATTATGTCAGGCGCCGACATAACACGACGACGGCCTGCGACCTGCTGGAAACGGCCGCTCTCGGCCGGCAGGTGAGCGTCCCGGTCGACGGAACCGCCCAGTTGCAGGACGCAATGCCATGA
- a CDS encoding O-antigen ligase family protein → MSAGSWVGRNAMFGILAAGMVLLAVVIAGLLFLRNPLAPLLLIGMAVAGAVGLLLLQRPLTTTLIAWFLILLPPGDLRFDESAYALAANGAVAATLGVGMARAMGRPISIQWNATCLLVLLYILWGAVTMLWAPDLIEARRKLVAWTISFILLLMITNQLRSLDALDRFMKMLSAMGWLLVACAIFTIIFTEYDFKERLKVFEINENVFGLMLITTLPGVMWPVLRSSGSRRVAMMALSVVFLLCVLLGTALSGSRGSSLAVLLLLLAFLFGKSTRAWGITGLVLLLCTAVAAPFFFETISQRFSAEEGGELGGRELLWQASLQLLRDYPATGVGIGNGPFALHPYLAALTTATNHRLDLPSHQPFLEVAIETGLFGLLIYVAILASALASFVRYRAMARREMPSAYYAIMVGVCVAYAMAWIKSGGLEIHASLLVILVLLLAPSLIAKAEAEETIAEWRPGEPSPRNRLPTSLADATG, encoded by the coding sequence ATGAGCGCCGGAAGCTGGGTGGGGCGGAACGCGATGTTCGGCATCCTCGCAGCCGGGATGGTCTTGCTGGCGGTCGTCATCGCCGGGCTCCTCTTTCTCAGGAACCCGCTGGCGCCGCTCCTGCTCATCGGCATGGCCGTGGCCGGGGCGGTCGGATTGCTTCTGCTGCAGCGACCGCTCACGACGACGTTGATCGCCTGGTTCCTGATCCTTCTTCCACCCGGTGACCTTCGCTTCGACGAGAGCGCTTACGCGCTTGCGGCGAACGGAGCCGTCGCGGCGACCCTGGGCGTCGGGATGGCCCGAGCGATGGGCCGGCCGATATCGATCCAGTGGAACGCCACCTGCCTGCTCGTCCTGCTCTATATCTTGTGGGGTGCGGTGACGATGCTTTGGGCCCCCGACCTGATCGAAGCGCGCCGCAAGCTGGTGGCCTGGACGATCAGCTTCATCCTCCTGCTCATGATCACAAATCAACTCCGGTCCCTTGATGCGCTCGACAGGTTCATGAAAATGTTGAGCGCAATGGGCTGGCTGCTCGTTGCATGCGCAATATTTACAATTATTTTTACTGAATATGACTTTAAAGAAAGATTGAAAGTATTCGAGATCAACGAGAATGTTTTTGGCTTGATGCTCATCACGACGCTTCCCGGCGTCATGTGGCCTGTTCTGCGCTCGTCAGGTTCGCGGCGGGTTGCCATGATGGCCCTGAGTGTCGTGTTCCTCCTCTGCGTTTTACTCGGCACGGCGCTGAGCGGGTCGCGCGGCAGCTCGCTCGCGGTTCTGCTGTTGCTGCTCGCCTTCCTGTTTGGAAAATCGACCCGAGCATGGGGGATCACCGGCCTCGTCCTCCTCCTCTGTACCGCTGTCGCCGCGCCGTTCTTCTTCGAGACGATTTCCCAGCGGTTCTCCGCCGAAGAGGGCGGCGAGCTGGGCGGGCGAGAGCTGCTGTGGCAGGCGAGCCTTCAACTGCTCCGCGATTATCCTGCGACGGGAGTCGGCATCGGCAATGGCCCGTTCGCGCTGCACCCTTATCTGGCTGCGCTGACCACCGCGACCAACCACCGGCTCGACTTGCCGAGCCATCAGCCCTTCCTCGAAGTCGCCATCGAGACGGGGCTCTTCGGCCTGCTCATATATGTCGCCATTTTGGCGTCGGCGCTTGCAAGCTTCGTCAGATATCGCGCCATGGCGAGGCGGGAGATGCCGAGCGCCTACTACGCAATCATGGTGGGCGTCTGCGTCGCCTATGCGATGGCCTGGATCAAATCGGGAGGGCTCGAGATCCACGCCAGCCTCCTCGTTATTCTGGTACTGCTTCTGGCCCCATCGCTCATCGCAAAGGCGGAAGCCGAGGAAACTATCGCTGAATGGCGGCCGGGGGAGCCTTCTCCCCGTAATCGATTACCGACGAGCCTCGCCGATGCGACCGGCTAG
- a CDS encoding lipopolysaccharide biosynthesis protein: MLTSISVHGNPSISGCTCEEARDSGERKRLRPVDARPPERWTGASHSDQRDEADPTALNAAAASARTGPEDHSGSRRFSVNVLSSVGFITLNVGLMAWYVPFLVSNLGLAAYGMLALANSLVIYLAVVTDSLNGSVFRYLGIDLNQGDVRSANRTFNSALILAVLASCLLLVPIAATCYLLPLMFQIPPDLVAGTRFVLAAVGVTAMTALVGGVFGVSSLIRHRFDLRNIVRSLVALCRIGVVVLLFAAEPPSLVHVGIGFILAAAIGLAGDVLLWRKLTPELSINPRLIESARFRPLIGLSAWSAINVIGVLFIMQVDVIIVNQLLGPEATGRYASILLFPVLIYTMGEAVLPVLSPAIMAHYATGNKQALQELAKRSVRLLAIWLALPIGLLCGMGAPLLAFWLGPAFADLETVLLLLVAPLTINLATRPLSYVLTAYNEVKAQGLVTLALGAANVVLAIAFVRAGLGLAGVPAAAALVWTMRNVLFVSSRSAVLLGLRWYAFNGHLAIGLLGMAGVAALGRILCALWWPTGWLSLASFAAVIALAYGAFAYFVFMTKADRELVSSVFARRSTS; the protein is encoded by the coding sequence ATGCTGACCAGCATATCCGTCCACGGCAATCCGAGCATATCCGGTTGCACGTGCGAAGAGGCACGCGACAGCGGCGAACGGAAGCGGCTGCGGCCGGTGGACGCGCGCCCGCCGGAGCGTTGGACTGGAGCCTCGCATTCCGACCAGCGCGACGAAGCCGACCCGACAGCGCTCAACGCCGCCGCAGCTTCTGCGCGAACAGGCCCGGAGGATCACTCGGGAAGCCGCCGCTTCTCCGTGAACGTCTTGAGCAGCGTCGGCTTCATCACGCTCAATGTCGGGCTGATGGCCTGGTACGTACCGTTCCTGGTGAGCAATCTCGGGCTCGCCGCTTATGGAATGCTGGCGCTGGCCAATTCTCTGGTCATCTATCTTGCGGTCGTGACCGACAGCCTGAATGGTTCCGTCTTCCGCTATTTGGGGATCGATCTCAATCAAGGCGACGTCAGGTCAGCGAACCGGACGTTCAACAGCGCCCTGATCCTGGCCGTGCTTGCCTCCTGCTTGCTGCTCGTCCCGATCGCCGCCACCTGCTACCTGTTGCCGCTCATGTTCCAGATTCCGCCGGACCTGGTTGCGGGGACCAGGTTCGTTCTGGCCGCGGTTGGCGTGACCGCGATGACGGCGCTTGTCGGCGGGGTTTTCGGCGTGTCGAGCCTCATCCGTCACCGGTTCGATCTGCGCAACATCGTCCGGTCCTTGGTCGCGTTGTGCAGGATCGGCGTCGTGGTGCTTCTCTTCGCCGCCGAGCCTCCAAGTCTCGTCCATGTCGGGATTGGCTTCATCCTGGCAGCCGCCATCGGCCTGGCGGGGGATGTTCTCCTATGGAGGAAACTGACGCCTGAGCTCTCGATCAACCCTCGCCTAATCGAAAGCGCGCGATTTCGTCCTCTCATCGGCCTCAGCGCTTGGTCGGCGATCAACGTCATCGGCGTTCTGTTCATCATGCAGGTCGATGTCATCATCGTTAATCAGCTATTGGGGCCTGAAGCGACAGGACGCTATGCTTCGATCTTACTGTTTCCGGTCCTGATCTACACCATGGGCGAAGCCGTGCTCCCGGTGTTGAGTCCCGCCATCATGGCGCACTACGCGACAGGCAACAAACAAGCCCTTCAAGAGCTGGCAAAGCGCTCCGTCAGGCTTCTCGCCATCTGGCTTGCACTGCCGATCGGCCTTCTCTGCGGCATGGGGGCGCCGCTGCTGGCGTTTTGGCTCGGCCCTGCCTTTGCGGATCTCGAAACCGTTCTGCTCCTTCTCGTCGCGCCCCTGACGATCAATCTGGCCACGCGGCCCCTCTCCTACGTGCTGACGGCCTACAACGAGGTCAAAGCTCAGGGACTCGTGACGCTCGCCCTTGGCGCGGCAAACGTCGTCTTGGCCATAGCGTTCGTGCGGGCCGGTCTGGGCCTCGCCGGCGTTCCGGCCGCCGCGGCGCTCGTCTGGACCATGCGGAATGTGCTCTTCGTGTCGAGCCGTAGCGCCGTCCTTCTGGGGCTTCGCTGGTACGCCTTCAATGGTCACCTCGCCATCGGCCTGTTGGGAATGGCCGGCGTGGCGGCACTCGGCCGAATCCTCTGTGCGCTGTGGTGGCCGACAGGCTGGCTCTCGCTCGCCTCATTCGCAGCCGTGATCGCGCTCGCTTATGGCGCGTTCGCCTACTTTGTCTTCATGACAAAGGCCGATCGCGAACTGGTGTCGAGCGTCTTTGCGAGGAGGAGCACATCATGA
- a CDS encoding glycosyltransferase, translating into MTSDPRTRALEPPASARRFQPPTPLDITMPGAADRHGESFTVQPEPVAVLIGQLSQGGSERQLFMFLSHCDRTRWAPVVYVSGELGFWEEHIRSLGIPVRLLTGSRLAKMRQLRAACAAQGVRYFFSWSSYTNPFGLALLGMDVWCIGSFRNALFADLPARLRPFWAWASLSAISLAVCNSRETYDEIAQIKAARPKPVYIPNGVEPPTLDQIALWRATWRARLGIGDDTVLVVGVGRLVQQKRFDRFIEIIGRARKEVPVEAVVAGKDFGCLQDLERQIAQSNLNGAVRFIGAVPDARELISAADILLLSSEHEGMPNVVLEAMSASVPAVVTRVNAVADLIEHGTTGFIADHDADELARHVVRLARDCGLRRQVGERARSAVILRHGSRAIAHQLWALCDAGNTGT; encoded by the coding sequence ATGACCTCCGACCCCAGGACACGAGCTCTGGAGCCCCCCGCGTCGGCGCGCCGCTTCCAGCCGCCGACGCCGCTGGACATCACCATGCCGGGTGCAGCGGATCGCCATGGCGAAAGCTTCACGGTCCAGCCCGAGCCGGTCGCAGTGCTGATCGGCCAGCTCTCGCAAGGCGGCAGCGAACGCCAGCTCTTCATGTTCCTGAGCCACTGCGACCGCACGCGCTGGGCTCCGGTGGTCTACGTTTCAGGCGAGCTCGGGTTCTGGGAAGAGCATATCCGCTCGCTCGGCATCCCGGTACGGCTCCTCACGGGGAGCCGGCTCGCGAAGATGCGCCAGCTTCGTGCGGCCTGCGCGGCTCAGGGCGTCAGATACTTCTTCTCGTGGTCCTCCTACACAAATCCGTTCGGCCTGGCCCTTCTGGGCATGGACGTCTGGTGCATCGGCTCCTTCCGGAACGCGCTGTTCGCGGATCTGCCCGCTCGCCTCAGGCCATTTTGGGCCTGGGCGAGCCTTTCGGCGATATCGCTCGCCGTCTGCAACTCCAGGGAAACCTACGACGAGATCGCACAGATAAAGGCCGCGCGTCCCAAGCCTGTCTACATTCCGAATGGCGTCGAACCACCAACGCTCGATCAGATCGCCCTCTGGCGCGCGACGTGGCGCGCGCGGCTCGGGATTGGAGACGACACGGTCCTCGTGGTGGGCGTTGGCCGCCTTGTGCAGCAAAAGCGGTTCGATCGCTTCATCGAGATCATCGGGAGGGCGCGCAAAGAAGTTCCCGTCGAGGCAGTCGTCGCCGGCAAGGATTTTGGCTGTCTTCAGGATCTCGAGCGCCAAATCGCTCAGTCGAACCTGAATGGGGCGGTTCGATTCATTGGAGCGGTCCCGGACGCCCGGGAGCTGATTTCTGCCGCGGACATTCTCCTGCTTTCATCCGAGCACGAAGGCATGCCCAACGTCGTTCTGGAGGCCATGTCGGCGAGCGTGCCGGCCGTCGTGACCCGGGTCAACGCTGTGGCCGATCTGATCGAGCACGGAACAACCGGCTTCATTGCAGATCACGACGCAGACGAACTCGCGCGGCATGTGGTCCGTCTGGCCAGGGATTGCGGGCTTCGTCGCCAGGTCGGCGAACGCGCACGTTCCGCCGTCATTCTCCGGCACGGTTCGCGCGCCATCGCCCATCAGCTTTGGGCGTTGTGCGACGCGGGAAACACTGGGACATAG
- a CDS encoding glycosyltransferase codes for MRLAVFVDQVFWLDGSRLSTDESYILFPSSFNEFADEIVFIGRLSPTTGRAPYPLRGRRLSLFAMPFYKNLYQFWRNDPRIYWTIAKAVRQEAKTWDALLVCGPNPIGHIIARVCISLGVPVLPVVRQNFIEQMSAHRGLKRWAALAAARILEWDFRRIARDRTVFTVGQEMADEYGRLSGRVHNHFPCLVDSAQFELFSKMSAGKDPTRLINVCRLAPEKGHKYLFAALVELNQRGLRCHVDLVGTGPIEQELRTLAAKLGIAEQVTFHGYVPYGPSLFELYQKAGALVLSSTTEGFPQVVNESLSIGLPTIATRVGGIPSFLTHGETALLVPPQDSSALANAIESFVHDAALRDRLRKRGRALMRDNTLEANRDRILEGIREEIARQRA; via the coding sequence ATGAGACTTGCCGTCTTCGTTGATCAAGTCTTCTGGCTCGACGGCTCTCGGCTTTCTACCGACGAGTCCTATATCCTGTTTCCCTCCAGCTTCAACGAATTTGCCGATGAAATCGTCTTCATCGGCCGGCTCTCGCCGACCACTGGGCGGGCCCCCTACCCTCTGAGGGGAAGACGGCTTTCGCTGTTCGCCATGCCGTTCTACAAGAATCTCTATCAGTTCTGGCGCAATGACCCCCGCATATACTGGACAATCGCGAAAGCTGTCCGCCAGGAGGCAAAGACCTGGGATGCGCTCCTGGTCTGCGGCCCCAATCCGATCGGACACATCATCGCTCGGGTATGCATTTCGCTCGGCGTCCCCGTGCTGCCCGTCGTGCGTCAAAACTTCATCGAACAAATGAGCGCCCATCGAGGCCTCAAGCGCTGGGCCGCTCTGGCGGCAGCCCGCATCCTGGAGTGGGATTTCAGGCGCATCGCTCGCGATCGGACGGTGTTCACGGTCGGCCAGGAGATGGCCGACGAGTACGGCCGGTTGAGCGGCCGGGTTCACAACCATTTCCCGTGCCTAGTGGACAGCGCTCAGTTCGAGCTCTTCTCGAAGATGTCCGCGGGCAAGGATCCCACGCGTCTCATCAATGTCTGCCGCTTGGCCCCTGAGAAGGGGCACAAATATCTCTTCGCAGCGCTCGTCGAGCTGAACCAGCGCGGTCTACGCTGCCACGTCGATCTCGTCGGCACGGGCCCCATCGAGCAGGAATTGCGAACGCTCGCCGCAAAACTCGGAATAGCCGAGCAGGTCACATTTCACGGCTACGTTCCCTACGGCCCGTCCTTGTTCGAGTTGTACCAGAAGGCGGGTGCCCTAGTCTTGTCGTCGACGACCGAGGGCTTCCCTCAGGTCGTCAATGAATCGCTTTCCATTGGGCTGCCGACGATCGCGACCAGAGTGGGAGGGATCCCCTCCTTCCTGACGCATGGCGAAACCGCCCTGCTGGTTCCGCCGCAGGATTCGTCTGCCCTCGCCAATGCGATCGAGAGCTTTGTCCACGATGCCGCATTGCGAGACCGGCTCAGGAAACGTGGCCGCGCCCTGATGCGCGACAATACGCTCGAGGCTAACCGCGACCGAATCCTGGAGGGCATTCGTGAAGAAATCGCTCGGCAGAGAGCATAG
- a CDS encoding glycosyltransferase, which yields MKKSLGREHSYRSALLDYPGGIVPARPTVSVVVPTYDEASGLEQLVGDIIAQDYDGIVEIFFADGCSKDGTYATLLDLERWNRKVRVLRNSNGQTAAGINLAFSQATGDVIIRLDAHARFEPDVVRRSVECLMRTGAAGVGAIARPAESRTLVGRAIVSAHKSPFGVGVAKFRKEGAEGWADTVWNGCYWRHVIDQVGPLREDLHRAEDNDFNARVRKLGYGLYLSPDIRALYQPRRTFGALWRQYFANGVGVARAALSSSGAVALRHFAPLVLILLLVLPALLSLVFPPALLIAAAALLGYATVLLLSVLLAGREEPTLHVVLLPAALATLHLSYGLGTCWGFVRGAFDRMKPGKGTRTPAAQSQERVGL from the coding sequence GTGAAGAAATCGCTCGGCAGAGAGCATAGTTACCGGTCGGCCCTCCTGGACTATCCCGGCGGGATCGTTCCGGCCCGCCCGACGGTCAGCGTCGTGGTGCCGACCTACGATGAAGCCTCGGGGCTGGAGCAGCTCGTCGGCGACATCATCGCCCAAGACTATGATGGGATCGTCGAGATCTTCTTCGCCGACGGCTGCTCGAAAGACGGAACGTACGCGACCTTGCTCGATCTGGAGAGGTGGAACCGCAAGGTTCGCGTCTTGCGCAATAGCAATGGGCAGACCGCGGCGGGCATCAATCTGGCCTTCAGCCAGGCGACGGGGGATGTGATCATACGTCTCGACGCACATGCCCGCTTCGAGCCCGACGTGGTTCGCAGGAGCGTGGAATGCCTGATGCGAACGGGGGCCGCGGGCGTGGGCGCGATCGCGCGTCCGGCCGAGAGTCGAACGCTCGTCGGTCGCGCCATCGTGAGTGCCCACAAAAGCCCGTTCGGGGTCGGGGTTGCGAAGTTTCGCAAGGAGGGGGCGGAAGGCTGGGCGGATACGGTCTGGAACGGATGCTATTGGCGGCATGTCATCGATCAGGTCGGGCCTCTGCGCGAGGATCTTCACCGGGCCGAAGACAATGATTTCAACGCCCGTGTTCGCAAGCTCGGCTACGGGCTCTACCTGTCCCCCGACATTCGCGCGCTCTATCAGCCGCGGCGGACGTTCGGAGCTCTGTGGCGGCAGTACTTCGCCAATGGCGTGGGTGTCGCCCGGGCAGCTCTCAGCAGCTCTGGAGCGGTGGCGTTACGACATTTCGCGCCGCTGGTTCTGATCCTGCTCCTGGTCCTGCCGGCATTGCTTTCGTTGGTTTTTCCGCCAGCGCTGCTCATCGCAGCGGCAGCCCTGCTCGGCTACGCGACCGTTCTCCTCCTATCCGTGCTGCTCGCGGGCCGCGAGGAGCCGACCCTTCACGTCGTACTCCTGCCAGCAGCACTGGCGACACTCCATCTCAGCTATGGATTGGGGACGTGCTGGGGTTTCGTTCGAGGCGCGTTCGACCGGATGAAGCCGGGCAAAGGCACCCGCACTCCTGCTGCGCAATCGCAAGAACGTGTCGGTCTGTAG
- a CDS encoding right-handed parallel beta-helix repeat-containing protein → MKRRYMPSRRSLIRSAGMGLLASTGLTARSALSTGARDETVHFVAPTGDDAAGDGSIGSPWATLQKAYSAATAGTTIILRGGSYDLTGPSGIHLSGRSGTSGNPITIRNHDTEAVILNGSGLSSAKDSYSSPTDAGGYVLSLYNVSNLIIRGLDIRNGPMGGVILDGGRSLDEGSHNNVFENLSIHGNGWNGSEGKGFSLFGYATDNLLVNCDSYFNADIENTNADGYQISPWGPASTGNTLRGCRAWQNSDDGFDLFNVNDNTQSPPVVLSRCWAWQNGFLADGSQGKGEGNGFKLGGQRLAAKGNTSGTSGGHAVTDCYAWGNVLNGFTDNAATVACTVANCTAYDNCRSTDENGRPSETWTRDFYFPTPAGHVLTGNVAFRPAGREAQLAAENTDRNNSWTQSPPVSSASFVSLSDAAARGRRPADGSLPETAFLRLAAGSNLRKPGPDSTPL, encoded by the coding sequence ATGAAGCGCCGCTACATGCCATCGCGTCGTTCACTTATCCGAAGCGCGGGTATGGGGCTGCTGGCGTCCACCGGACTGACGGCGCGCTCCGCTCTGAGCACCGGGGCGCGCGATGAAACAGTCCACTTCGTCGCGCCGACCGGCGACGACGCTGCTGGAGACGGCTCGATCGGCTCGCCATGGGCGACCTTGCAGAAGGCCTATTCGGCCGCAACGGCCGGTACCACGATCATCCTGCGCGGCGGGAGCTACGATCTCACCGGCCCCTCGGGCATCCACCTCAGCGGACGGTCAGGGACCTCCGGCAATCCCATCACGATCCGGAACCACGATACCGAAGCCGTCATCCTGAATGGCTCCGGCCTGTCCTCCGCCAAGGACAGCTACAGCAGCCCGACCGATGCCGGTGGCTACGTATTATCGCTCTACAACGTGTCCAACCTCATCATCAGAGGCCTGGACATCCGAAATGGCCCAATGGGGGGCGTGATCCTCGATGGGGGACGTTCGCTCGACGAAGGATCGCACAACAATGTTTTTGAGAACCTCAGCATCCATGGCAATGGCTGGAATGGATCGGAGGGCAAGGGCTTCTCGCTGTTCGGCTACGCGACCGATAATCTGCTGGTGAATTGCGACAGTTACTTCAACGCCGATATCGAGAACACGAACGCCGACGGATACCAGATCAGCCCTTGGGGCCCGGCCTCGACAGGCAATACGTTGAGAGGCTGCCGCGCCTGGCAGAACTCCGACGACGGCTTCGATCTGTTCAACGTGAACGACAATACCCAGTCCCCGCCCGTCGTGCTCAGCCGCTGCTGGGCTTGGCAGAACGGCTTCCTTGCCGATGGATCGCAGGGCAAGGGTGAAGGGAACGGCTTCAAGCTGGGCGGTCAACGGCTAGCGGCGAAGGGCAACACCAGCGGCACCTCCGGCGGGCACGCTGTGACCGACTGTTACGCCTGGGGCAACGTTCTGAACGGCTTCACAGACAATGCCGCGACGGTTGCCTGCACAGTCGCGAATTGCACAGCCTACGACAACTGCCGCAGCACGGACGAGAACGGACGGCCGTCCGAGACCTGGACGCGCGACTTCTACTTTCCGACGCCGGCAGGGCACGTACTGACGGGCAATGTCGCGTTTCGACCCGCTGGCCGCGAAGCGCAGCTTGCGGCCGAGAATACCGACCGAAACAACTCCTGGACGCAATCGCCTCCCGTGTCCTCGGCAAGCTTCGTTTCTCTCTCCGACGCTGCTGCAAGGGGTCGACGGCCGGCGGATGGTTCCTTGCCTGAAACGGCGTTTCTCCGGCTGGCTGCAGGGTCAAACCTGCGGAAACCGGGACCAGACTCGACCCCACTGTAG
- a CDS encoding NAD-dependent epimerase/dehydratase family protein, with translation MQYADIKGKNTLVIGATGFIGSHLASALALHGSNVVCVSRNINNHDLLIAANVTWDECDASKRADVERIISEHKPDIIYHLTSDSKGGRDINLIPDSLQNDLISTTNILLESARHRNIHVIMAGSFEEPGKDDEFPYSPYAAAKSASTSYARMVSSLSGLEVSILRLMMVYGPRQKSYKVLPYVINKLQDGQLAELGSARRVLDWVYVDDVVDAFLRAGSLPWTSADPIDIGTGSLMKLRDCIEIIGDLMGRPELLSFGAIEDRALEREEPANIEPAQIKLGWKARTRFKDGIRATIDSIIYSKNFTIYISAAVLI, from the coding sequence ATGCAGTACGCGGATATAAAAGGCAAGAATACCCTTGTCATTGGAGCGACCGGTTTCATTGGATCACACCTTGCTTCAGCGCTGGCCCTTCACGGGTCAAATGTTGTTTGCGTCTCTCGGAATATCAATAATCACGACCTCTTGATCGCAGCAAATGTGACGTGGGATGAGTGCGACGCGAGCAAAAGAGCAGACGTCGAAAGGATTATCAGTGAACACAAACCTGATATCATCTACCACCTCACCAGCGATAGCAAAGGCGGTCGCGATATAAACCTTATCCCGGACAGCCTACAAAATGATCTGATATCGACAACTAATATTCTTTTGGAATCTGCCCGACACAGAAACATTCATGTCATCATGGCAGGTTCATTTGAAGAACCCGGCAAAGATGATGAATTTCCTTACTCACCTTATGCCGCAGCTAAATCAGCCAGTACGTCCTATGCCAGAATGGTTTCTTCGCTCAGCGGATTGGAAGTATCCATTCTTCGGCTCATGATGGTTTATGGACCTCGTCAAAAGTCCTATAAGGTATTACCTTATGTCATCAACAAATTGCAAGATGGTCAATTAGCAGAACTCGGCAGCGCCCGGAGGGTTCTTGACTGGGTTTATGTTGATGACGTTGTTGACGCATTTCTCCGTGCCGGATCCTTGCCATGGACAAGTGCCGATCCAATCGACATCGGCACGGGATCATTGATGAAATTGCGGGATTGCATCGAGATAATCGGCGACTTGATGGGGCGGCCGGAGCTCCTCAGTTTCGGAGCCATAGAAGACCGCGCCCTAGAACGAGAGGAGCCCGCAAATATCGAACCAGCGCAGATCAAGCTAGGATGGAAGGCTAGAACCAGATTTAAAGACGGAATAAGAGCCACAATTGATAGTATAATATATTCAAAGAATTTCACTATATACATCAGCGCAGCCGTCTTAATTTAG